A genomic segment from Branchiostoma floridae strain S238N-H82 chromosome 7, Bfl_VNyyK, whole genome shotgun sequence encodes:
- the LOC118419216 gene encoding carboxypeptidase N subunit 2-like — protein MRKEHNPKLSSSCATTPACVCRSNEQLTGVPQDLPSNITALLLDQNWMEAVHRDNFSRYGSLEYLDLSDNSLSRIDSRTFANLTNLRRLELFRNRINSLAVDAFAGLDNLETLALSINYFESLVGTMFAGLGNLVNLYLNGCSISSIQGNPFALLGNLKVLNLHQNLLTSLSSDMFNGLYSLETLTLDSNKITSIESRTFYHNGRLKLLSMSENKISTIPDGTFVNQYQIQYILLSKNSISGAFPVGAFPTITWWSSVEMGENRMETLPATAYDKLASFASAIISDNPWQCDCRMAPFKQKMNGSHAFESQIICAGPASLADKSLLQNVSVAEMVCAQTATSPPDATPTANSVQGSTSADSGGSSSTTRGQPEMTQANAGPAIGMSSLLVILVAFLGKLAVVPYQWQ, from the exons atGCGgaaagaacacaatcccaaac TAAGCAGTTCTTGTGCAACGACACCAGCCTGCGTTTGCCGCAGTAACGAGCAGCTCACCGGCGTCCCGCAGGACCTGCCCTCCAACATCACCGCCCTCCTCCTGGACCAGAACTGGATGGAAGCCGTCCACCGGGACAACTTTTCCCGCTACGGGAGCCTCGAATACCTAGATCTTAGCGATAACTCGTTGTCACGCATCGACAGTAGAACATTCGCCAACCTGACAAACTTACGTCGGCTTGAGCTGTTCAGAAACCGCATCAACTCCCTCGCGGTTGACGCCTTCGCGGGACTCGACAATCTGGAGACCTTGGCTCTGAGCATAAACTACTTCGAGAGCCTGGTCGGCACCATGTTTGCTGGGCTGGGTAACCTGGTGAACTTGTACCTCAACGGTTGCTCGATATCATCCATCCAAGGGAACCCGTTCGCGCTACTCGGCAACCTGAAGGTCTTAAACCTTCATCAGAACCTCCTGACCAGCCTCAGTTCGGACATGTTTAACGGGCTCTACAGTTTAGAAACCCTCACTCTGGATTCTAACAAAATCACCAGCATCGAATCCCGCACCTTCTACCACAATGGAAGGCTCAAACTCTTGTCAATGTCGGAGAACAAGATCAGCACCATTCCGGATGGCACCTTCGTGAATCAGTACCAGATCCAGTATATTTTATTGTCGAAAAACAGCATCAGCGGCGCTTTTCCAGTTGGAGCGTTCCCGACAATTACGTGGTGGTCGTCCGTCGAGATGGGAGAAAACCGTATGGAGACCCTACCAGCCACAGCATACGACAAACTGGCCTCCTTTGCATCTGCCATAATCAGCGACAACCcgtggcagtgtgactgtaggatggctCCCTTTAAGCAAAAGATGAATGGGTCTCACGCGTTTGAAAGCCAGATCATATGTGCAGGGCCCGCTAGCCTTGCAGACAAAAGCTTGCTCCAAAACGTGAGCGTCGCTGAAATGGTGTGTGCGCAGACAGCGACGTCTCCACCAGATGCCACTCCAACAGCTAACAGTGTTCAGGGGAGCACAAGTGCTGACTCGGGCGGGTCGAGTAGCACCACACGTGGACAGCCCGAAATGACGCAAGCCAATGCCGGACCCGCTATTGGCATGTCCTCCCTGCTCGTGATCCTTGTGGCTTTTCTGGGCAAATTAGCCGTAGTGCCTTATCAATGGCAAtaa
- the LOC118419215 gene encoding dihydroneopterin aldolase-like, with protein MAIREKVTTILFSVFGEKINVHDKMSLSTCRLPSGRGYDVIEIDNLRCRTEIGISQHEIGKKQEVVISLRLGCDVRKAGKSGDVSNSVNYTGVCQNIISYVESTSFDLVEKLATDVARICTALYKAPCIQVRVRKPQALRFADPVGVLIERTP; from the exons ATGGCGATACGTGAGAAAGTTACCACAATCCTGTTCTCTGTGTTCGGGGAAAAAATAAATGTTCATGACAAG ATGTCACTGAGTACTTGTAGGCTTCCCAGCGGAAGAGGCTATGACGTAATCGAGATAGACAACCTGCGATGCCGCACCGAGATCGGCATCAGCCAGCACGAGATCGGGAAAAAACAGGAAGTCGTCATCAGTTTGCGCCTGGGTTGTGACGTGCGCAAGGCAGGAAAAAgtggtgacgtcagcaattCCGTGAACTACACGGGTGTTTGCCAAAACATCATTAGTTACGTGGAGTCAACGTCATTTGACTTGGTGGAGAAATTAGCGACTGATGTGGCCAGAATCTGCACTGCTCTCTACAAG GCCCCGTGCATCCAAGTGCGAGTCCGCAAGCCACAGGCCCTGCGCTTCGCCGACCCAGTCGGTGTCCTGATCGAGAGAACACCATAG